A genome region from Anopheles stephensi strain Indian chromosome 2, UCI_ANSTEP_V1.0, whole genome shotgun sequence includes the following:
- the LOC118502902 gene encoding uncharacterized protein LOC118502902 gives MKCDAVIEKIKARIASIDPNGPRKVLGVFQLNIEAADGIHEIVVDLKALKVSDGKAGSPDVVINLKDEDFIAIGTKQVPVKDAVAEGKVTMTGDQTLFQALVDAI, from the exons ATGAAGTGCGACGCAGTGATCGAGAAAATTAAGGCCCGCATTGCCTCGATCGACCCGAACGGTCCGCGTAAGGTGCTCGGTGTGTTCCAGCTGAACATCGAGGCTGCCGATGGCATCCACGAGATTG TTGTCGATCTGAAGGCACTGAAGGTGTCGGACGGTAAGGCCGGATCGCCCGATGTGGTGATCAACCTGAAGGATGAGGACTTCATCGCCATCGGTACGAAGCAGGTCCCGGTGAAGGATGCCGTCGCCGAGGGCAAGGTGACGATGACTGGCGATCAGACCCTCTTCCAGGCTTTGGTGGACGCTATCTAA
- the LOC118502903 gene encoding uncharacterized protein LOC118502903, whose amino-acid sequence MKCDAVIEKIKARVASIDPNGPRKVLGVFQLNIEAADGMHEIVVDLKALKVSDGKAGSPDVVINLKDEDFIAIGTKQVPVKDAVAQGKVTMTGDQNLFQALVDAI is encoded by the exons atgaaGTGCGACGCAGTGATCGAGAAAATTAAGGCCCGCGTTGCCTCGATCGACCCGAACGGTCCGCGTAAGGTGCTCGGTGTGTTCCAGCTGAACATCGAGGCTGCCGATGGCATGCACGAGATTG TTGTCGATCTGAAGGCACTGAAGGTGTCGGACGGTAAGGCCGGATCGCCCGATGTGGTGATCAACCTGAAGGATGAGGACTTCATCGCCATCGGTACGAAGCAGGTCCCGGTGAAGGATGCCGTCGCCCAGGGCAAGGTGACGATGACTGGCGATCAGAACCTCTTCCAGGCCTTGGTTGATGCGATCTAA
- the LOC118502901 gene encoding uncharacterized protein LOC118502901, which translates to MSLEAVIEKVKARVNAVDPNGPRKVLGVFQFNIKTASGVEQYVIDLKQLKVEKGTTATPDVTVTLTVEDLIAVSARTLSVGDALTQGKLEIQGDATLAAKLAEVI; encoded by the exons ATGTCGCTGGAAGCTGTTATCGAGAAGGTGAAGGCTCGCGTTAATGCCGTCGATCCGAACGGACCCCGGAAAGTGTTGGGAGTGTTCCAGTTCAACATTAAAACCGCGTCCGGTGTGGAGCAGTATG TGATCGATCTGAAGCAGTTGAAGGTGGAGAAAGGTACGACGGCGACCCCGGACGTGACCGTCACCCTCACCGTGGAGGACCTGATCGCGGTCAGTGCCCGCACGCTATCGGTTGGCGATGCGCTAACGCAGGGAAAGCTTGAGATTCAGGGTGATGCCACGTTAGCTGCCAAGCTGGCCGAAGTCATCTAA
- the LOC118502888 gene encoding solute carrier family 25 member 45 yields the protein MNPVLCDFIAGSFGGACGLLVGHPMDTIKAWQQNSNYGMGSAMYNIIIRNNGLRGFYRGMYFPLLSNGALNSVVFAVYGSHLRYLQKHTRSDRLRKAYWRKHVFLAGSMAGLAQVFLACPIEVVKVRLQTLSFIGHPWACLKDIFRREGFSGIYRGITPMMFRDVLPYGVYMYVYEYMLEIEERLHRLSKERLTGVPIGGALQASLIATAGAVAGVASWMFIVPFDVVKTVMQAETDPSVHKSMMHCFRSMIKKHGWRSLFRGSLVIIARAAPVNSATFLGYEYCLEKCQHLLDEK from the exons ATGAATCCGGTGCTGTGTGACTTCATTGCCGGTTCCTTCGGTG GGGCCTGTGGTTTGCTGGTTGGTCATCCGATGGACACGATTAAGGCATGGCAGCAGAACTCGAACTACGGCATGGGCAGCGCAATGTACAACATCATCATACGCAACAATGGT CTCAGAGGATTCTACCGTGGAATGTACTTCCCGCTACTATCGAACGGTGCCTTGAATTCGGTCGTCTTTGCCGTGTACGGTTCACATCTGCGCTATCTACAAAAGCA TACACGATCGGATCGGCTACGAAAGGCATACTGGAGGAAGCACGTGTTTCTCGCAGGATCAATGGCCGGTCTGGCGCAAGTGTTTCTGGCCTGTCCGATCGAGGTGGTGAAAGTACGGCTGCAGACACTATCCT TTATCGGACATCCGTGGGCGTGTCTGAAGGACATTTTCCGGCGCGAAGGCTTCTCGGGGATTTACCGCGGCATCACACCGATGATGTTCCGCGACGTCCTGCCGTACGGTGTGTACATGTACGTGTACGAGTATATGCTGGAGATTGAGGAGCGACTGCACCGGCTCAGCAAGGAACGGCTTACCGGTGTACCGATCGGTGGTGCCCTGCAGGCCTCGTTGATAGCGACGGCGGGCGCGGTGGCGGGTGTTGCCTCGTGGATGTTTATCGTACCGTTCGACGTGGTAAAGACGGTCATGCAGGCGGAAACGGATCCGTCCGTGCACAAAAGCATGATGCACTGTTTCCGGTCGATGATAAAG AAACATGGATGGCGCTCACTGTTCCGGGGTAGCCTGGTGATTATTGCCCGTGCCGCTCCCGTCAATTCGGCCACCTTTCTCGGGTACGAGTACTGTCTGGAGAAGTGTCAACATTTGCTTGATGAGAAATGA
- the LOC118502856 gene encoding serine/threonine-protein phosphatase 2A 56 kDa regulatory subunit epsilon isoform encodes MSSGTFVDRIDPFAKRSLKKKSKKSQGSSRYRNSQDVELQQLPPLKVDCSSLEQEELFIRKLRQCCVSFDFMDPLSDLKGKEIKRAALNDLSAYITHGRGVLTENVYPEIIKMISVNLFRTLPPSENPDFDPEEDDPTLEASWPHLQLVYEVFLRFLESADFQATFGKKVIDQKFVLQLLELFDSEDPRERDFLKTVLHRIYGKFLGLRAFIRKQINNIFLRFIYETEHFNGVGELLEILGSIINGFALPLKAEHKQFLVKVLLPLHKVKVLSLYHAQLAYCVVQFLEKDASLTEPVVRGLLKFWPKTCSQKEVMFLGEIEEILDVIEPPQFVKIQEPLFRQIAKCVSSPHFQVAERALYFWNNEYAMSLIEDNNAVIMPIMFPALYRISKEHWNQTIVALVYNVLKTFMEMNSKLFDELTASYKAERQKEKRREREREELWKRLNELEISSRAPNKEQNLLTNQSAGGLIQDASAAGGGAQLNPNQLSSPTVTSASSSSPSSANSTGNNNNNSTAGAGAAAQPPGSAGAGSALSAAAATTSQQNASAVDAAAALSK; translated from the exons ATGTCGTCCGGGACGTTCGTTGATCGAATCGATCCGTTCGCCAAACGTTCGCtcaagaagaaaagcaaaaaatctCAGGGCTCATCACGGTACAGGAATTCACAGGATGTGGAGCTGCAACAGTTACCCCCACTCAAAG TTGACTGTTCCAGCTTAGAGCAGGAGGAGCTGTTCATACGCAAGCTGCGACAATGCTGCGTTTCGTTCGACTTTATGGATCCGCTGTCGGATCTGAAGGGGAAGGAAATCAAGCGGGCAGCCCTAAACGATCTTTCAGCCTACATCACACACGGCCGTGGCGTGTTGACGGAAAATGTCTATCCGGAGATTATCAAAATG ATATCGGTGAACTTGTTTCGAACCCTGCCGCCCAGCGAAAATCCTGACTTCGATCCGGAAGAGGACGATCCTACCCTAGAAGCTTCCTGGCCCCATCTACAGCTGGTGTATGAAGTGTTTCTTCGGTTTCTCGAATCGGCCGACTTCCAAGCGACGTTCGGAAAGAAAGTAATCGATCAGAAATTTGTACTGCAG CTGCTGGAGCTGTTCGATTCCGAAGATCCGAGGGAGCGTGATTTTCTAAAGACCGTGCTGCATCGCATCTATGGCAAATTTCTAGGATTACGTGCGTTTATTCGTAAGCAAATTAATAATATATTCCTACGTTTTATATATGAAACGGAACATTTCAATGGCGTCGGCGAGCTGCTGGAAATTTTGGGAAG CATAATCAATGGGTTCGCTCTGCCGTTGAAGGCGGAACACAAACAGTTTTTGGTGAAGGTTCTGTTGCCATTACACAAGGTGAAAGTGCTGTCCCTCTACCATGCCCAGCTCGCTTACTGCGTGGTGCAGTTCCTCGAGAAGGATGCCTCGTTGACTGAACCGGTCGTGCGGGGCTTACTAAAATTCTGGCCAAAGACGTGCTCGCAGAAGGAGGTGATGTTTCTTGGCGAAATCGAAGAAATACTGGACGTGATCGAGCCGCCGCAGTTCGTTAAAATACAGGAACCGCTTTTTCGACAGATCGCCAAATGCGTGTCCAGTCCACACTTTCAG GTCGCGGAACGAGCGCTTTACTTCTGGAACAATGAGTACGCAATGTCATTGATCGAGGACAACAATGCCGTTATAATGCCAATTATGTTCCCGGCGCTCTACCGGATCAGCAAAGAACACTGGAATCAAACGATTGTGGCCCTGGTGTACAATGTGCTGAAAACATTCATGGAGATGAACTCGAAGCTGTTCGATGAGCTAACAGCAAGCTACAAAGCCGAGAGGCAGAA agaaaagCGGCGGGAACGGGAACGGGAAGAGCTGTGGAAGCGACTGAACGAGCTGGAAATATCGTCCCGTGCGCCAAACAAGGAACAAAATCTGCTCACCAATCAATCGGCCGGTGGACTAATACAGGACGCGTCAGCGGCTGGCGGCGGTGCGCAGCTAAACCCCAACCAACTTTCATCGCCCACCGTTACATCCGCATCATCCTCGTCGCCCTCGTCGGCAAACTCGACTGGCAATAACAACAATAATAGTACCGCCGGTGCGGGCGCCGCCGCCCAGCCGCCGGGATCGGCCGGTGCCGGGTCCGCGCtttccgccgccgccgccaccacttCCCAGCAGAATGCTTCGGCGGTCGATGCGGCTGCCGCGTTAAGCAAGTGa